CTGAAAGCACCAGTTTCATCAGAATCAATTGTTGGGAAAATATCATTACAGTGGAGTAAGGCTTACAGTAGAATGCCCTCTTATTAACCCACAGCAGATTTGGGCTCTATTGTGTAGCTGATGGATGGCTAAAGAGCACAGTCTCACAGACTTTAGGAGttcataaaatatattaagCCAAGATGGCAAATAAGATCAATGAGAGCAGACAAACAATATAACCTTATTACCGGTATAATGCCATGGCCTTGTGATATTAGTGAGATTATGTTACGTCTCTGCGGTTAGTTATAGTGCAAGTTGTGATCCTATATATGAATGATCTACAAGAGAACGTCACTTTGTTGAGAGTGCTTGCATTAGCAGTGGGAAAGCTTATGAAGGTGGCATTTCGGCTTAGGAGTTTGGAAATTTTGAACAGCTCAGTTGTCAAACTGCAGTTTCAGTGGTCAACAATCAATGTTCTGATCAAAGAAACAAGGCTTGGTGTGATATGGGAAGTAACAGTGTTTCTGGTGTACACATTCAGCAGGTGTTACTCACACAGTGCCGACTCACATGATCGGTGACCCAGCCCTCTGTGTTCTTATGAAACTACAGAGAGAGGTTGACTGTATTATGCTATAAAATGTACTCGCTATAAATCCAGCCTTTATCtcatcaaagaaacaaagttTAGTACGATATGGGAGGTAACAGTGTTTCTGGTGTACAAATTCAGCAGGTGTTATTCACACACTCATGTGAAGTcgaccatccatccattagctacACCACTTATCCTGTAGAGAGCTGTGGAGTGCGAGACattgggtgatggatggagtacacactggacaggttGCCAATATATCACATAGATACAAACAACTTGCTGGCAGCTAAGTAATCCCCCCAAGCACATcaggaacatgcaaactccacacaggaaggtccACACAGAAGCTTGTTCCTGTGAGGCGACAATGCTAATCCGTATGAAGTTACACAAACATAACCAAAACTGTTTTGGGAGACAGTACGGAGAAGATGGGAGATATTTATTTTGCCCCATTCACTGTGAGACCGCCCTGTGATGTACATGTGAAGGTCAGCAGAGTGTCTCTCCACCCACTGATCGCCTCCTCCCTAGTGTACAGTAAACAGTATTTTCCCACCAGCCAGTGCACCATGCACTCTAAAGGGATGGGTGGTGGTGGAAAACTGGCATAAAAAACTTATTCCACATGGTCACAGGCTGTAATGGATAACTTGGCTGCCTCCACTCGTCCAATCTATTTCAAGAGAAGCCACCCAGTTGAACTTGAAGGCTGTATTTTACCAGGGCTTTGACTCCATTTTGGGACCTTGATAATAACATGGTACTACTGCTGTCCActcattttcttctttacatCATGTGGATTGTCTTCATCAAAAGGAAGGGTTAAAAATATATCCCATGAGAGGTGACCCAGCCCTCTATGTTCTTgtgaaactgcagagagaggtTGACTGTATTGTGCTATAAAATGTACTGGCTATAAACCCAGCCTTGAAACTACATGTTTAGCCCTACGCATTGTTTAAATTTTGCTTTGCTCCAGGAACAGACATATTAAGAGCATCAGATCTTAAATGAATAGTTAAATTAAAAGTTCAAAAGTCACACAGATGAAAGTAAATTGTGTAGGTTTGCTATGTAATTTATGTAACGGTGCTATGTACAcagcatgttttttgtttgtttgttttttaataaaaatataaaaagttcTCCAGAATAGTTTATTCCTTTGTGTTTTGAGAAATGACTCATGCCATTAAACTACTATGTGATGTAAGAATTGAATTCCAACTTAAAAAAAGACTTAAAGACAACAAGGAATAAAATGCTCTCTAAAATAAGAGTGTTATCAGGTAGTTGACTAATTAGTTGCATAATGTTATATAAACTTATTATTCTTACCCATAGGTTACTTCTAATCTTTAAAGTGTCAATAGTAGCATAAttagtttgtatttttcttaaCTATAATAGTGTGAGTGACAGAGAGCAAATGTTTAAAACcttttggttttacagcagcAATGTTCACTTCCTTTCCTGGTTCTCTTAGACTACTGTATAACACTAGTTCACTGTCCAAAGCTATTCATCACAACATGTAAGCACATATTCTTAGCAGGGAGAAcaaataaatttgttttatttctgaaaagaCATCCAGTTTTATAGTCTACAAGCCAAATTGTCACACTGTGGATGGAGCCATCCCTATTTGCGTGGGTGCCACAAACCACATGTGGAGTGAAATACTAGCAGTAATGGCAGGTTCAGGATTGGGTGTCTCCTATGCTGTCCACATATTACAGGGCTGCAGTCAGTCACATGTTATGTGTGTGGTGCAGCCGGTTTTGAAGTTTACTTTTGGGGTGTAGCACAGTGGCCCCACACAGTGTTAAACACCATGTTCCATATGAGACTACTGGGTGGGGCGACAGGTCATTGCACTTCCTATAATTAAACCCTTTCCTTTTCAATCAAAACTATTACATTTGGGACCCgactaaattattatttaaaaaaacaaaacaaaacaatgcttTAGTTCCAGCTGTGATGCATGAATAATCTCAGTACTGAGTAGGCTATTCATGATTTGCATTTAAACGTTTTAGTGCTCCATACGTTGTACCTAGTCTCTTTATCTGGCCCAGTGAATAACATCATCAGACCATACACACGGAGTCTTCCAGCTCATCCCTAATCACCAGCCGAATAAAACTTTTGGCCTGGATTTCTACAAAATCAATAGCCCTATTCCAATATAGGCTATGCGTGTCGAATAGAACTGCAGTGTATTTCTGTGATAAAAAGTTGAATGTCATCAGGAGTATAACCCGAACCAGACGATGCCATACTATATTAAATACCAACATGCCACAATTAACCctactgaattaaaaaaaaacacgtaATCCAGCACAGACTGATGAGAAGATTAAGATCTGGATTTAAATTCACATGTTGCTCAGTTTATATAGCATCCTACCTGCTCGGGCCTCCTAGTGCCTCTTCCTGTAGTTGCAGCTCGTTTTATCCCTGATGCTGCGCCCTGTTTGATCGCTGCTCCGCTCAGGCTGGAACTGCTCCTGCTACGACGGCGCTGCTCGTTTATGAAGGAGCGCTCCTCCCAGAAGCTCCACATAAGCTCACATCCATTCAGCCTCACATCCCCTGTAATTCAGACTCCGTCCTGTAATCAGCACAGCACTCTACCTCTGATCAGTTAAAACAGGTGCATATTAATAGAACAGTTAGCTGGAATAGCAGGGTGTTTTTTGTGGGCAGGCCTAAATGTGGgtacatttattaaaactagatttaaaaaagaattaacaatatttgtatttatgtcagtACTAGTGTTTAAAGTTATTACTCACATTTATAGCCGCGTTGGTAATtatacagattttattttttatagatttgaataatgtataataatataaaacatacgTTTTATTATAactaatataataaataattgaatCTTATTATGTCTTGATTTTTCGCAAGGCTCCTGGCTGGAGATCAGTTGAGTCATGCAGCCTGTTGCTGCACGGAGTCTGCAGAGAGCATGAAGCTGACACcaggtcagtttgttttttgttctgtttttttcacgAACTTACGTCAGTCTGCGGAAATGCGTCACTCCGTCGCCGGTGACGTGGCTGCTGGGAAATCGCTTCCCGGTTCTTGTGCCAGGTCCCAGGGTTCCGGGCTCAAGTATTGATCCGGAATACCTgtgccaaaaaacaaacaaacacacaaacaacagagaGATACCGTTGCTAGTAAACAAAGAGGCGGGTGGTGTTTGGTGTTTTGCGCGTTTTAAAAAAGGAGACCGAGCGAACCGAGCCGCTGACTAGCAGCTATGGAGACGTACGGCAGCTCGCACAAGAAGCAGAAGCTGACCAACGCTGCCGAGAGCTGGGTGAGTTTTCTTCTGCACTGTCGTGTTAGAGCCACACGTCTGTCCGCCACAACTGGCCAGCTGCTAATGAGCTAACAGGCTAACCGGCCAGCATGCTACCGTTATAGTTTGCTATTTATTTTATGCTAGCTCTGCATTTCAGCTGGCTAATGTACTTAATGCAAGGACATCAGCTGTTTGTGTAATGGCCCTGCAGCTCCCATAACACTACTAAAATAATGTTATCACAATAGACCTTTATTATATCTGtccatatatttatatatacacacatataaagcATTTGCAGCCATTaagcataaaaaaacacaacctccATTCATGTTCGTTTTTCCTAATCCAATAAATAAGAATATCAGAGAAACATACAGACATAACAGAGCAGAAAGAAATGAGTTGATTAATCAGTTTTTAAGGAAAAATGTTCTCCAATGTTTGGAGCCTTTATTTGCCACATAAACAGTTTTTGACTGTTGCCTggataaaatatgtaatttgtACTGCTCATGTAGAACTGTAGTAAATtaaaaaggcattttttaataataacaattacacctcataaataaaacattaagttGAGACCAGTCTATAGATTAACAGATTTTTGTGATGCTGCGTGTAAAGTCTTTTCATAATTTAAAAACTACCTTcacatttctgagaaaacatATTCTAACGTGACTTTAAAGATAATTTCTTCTGTAAGGCTTGATCTGTTCATATTAATCTATTTAATTTAGATGGTGTTTATGTATACCTGTATTAATGGGCTCCAATGGGCTGACCTCACAGTAAATCTGTATCACTTCAGGGTATGCAGCGTGCAACTAATGTCACCTATCAAGCTCATCATGTCAGCCGAAATAAGCGTGGGCAGGTTGTGGGCACAAGAGGAGGCTTTAGAGGATGCACAGTTTGGCTGACTGGTAGGTTGTGTAATGttccaaaaacacattttctctgagTCTTTAGGTTGTAGATTTTTCATAACCCTGTCGTTCCCCGTTCTCCCGTGTAAAGGTTTGTCTGGAGCTGGAAAGACCACAGTGAGCATGGCTCTGGAGGAGTACCTGGTGTGTCATGGTATCCCCTGCTACACCCTGGATGGGGACAACATCCGTCAGGGCCTGAACAAGAACCTGGGTTTCAGCCCAGAGGACAGGGAGGAGAATATCAGACGCATTGCTGAGGTGGCCCGTCTTTTTGCTGATGCCGGGCTGGTTTGCATTGCCAGCTTCATCTCCCCTTACAGCAGAGTGAGTGACTCTCTAAAGAAAGCATCAGTTGCTAATGGGAATACAAATTTAGCTGGGACTCATTGATACTGTAATAAATCTGGCTCTCCTTCGGTTATCCTGTCTCTATTAAATTATGTTTGAATACACTTGAATCCCTTTGGGATAAGATTCAAAAAGCCTTACACGAGTttgtattatttcattttttctaatTACCATGATAGAACTTTGTTGCGTAattagctgtgtgtttgtctttgtttctccctTTATTGTCTGTTCTTGGAAGCCAATTCACAACCATGCTTGATGCAATAGGCCTTAATTTACTGTACACTGTGAATGGTGCCCTCTTGCAGCAGAAAACGAAAATTACAAagttgggtaaaaaaaaaagtaacatgaTGATCTTTAATAACACACTGTCTCTCACCAACTCTaaattgtgtgtattttgctgTGCATGGTATTACCTGTCAGGATCGCCTAAATGCCAGAAAGATCCATGAGGCCGCAGGGCTACCTTTCTTTGAGGTGTTTGTGGACGCTCCACTGCACGTCTGTGAGCAGAGGGATGTGAAGGGACTGTACAAGAGAGCCAGAGCAGGGGAAATAAGAGGTGTAGTATGGTTTAATACTGTTTGTTCGCAGGGTACTCCTACATCCACAGTTTTGATTCTTCTCTGTCTGCTGGGGTTCATACATTACTGTTACACACCATTAGTACAAAGGAGTAGTGGGATGATGGgcttattttctttataaattGAAAAATCCTGATTGATTGTAGCTGGTCTCTGTTTTCTAATCAATGGTTCTTTCCTGGTGGCAACTGAACCCACTCATTTAGTAATTCTATATTCTATTGTATGACTTGTTATCAATTATGATTATGTGGTAAGTGGTattacaacagaaacaaaaatgtgtggTTTATTGCTGTAATTAGAGCATTGATACCTTACAGTTTAAGGTCAATATTTTGCAAAGCAATAACATCTCAGACTTTGCACTTCTATGTGTCTTCTCTATCAGGTTTCACTGGAATTGACTCAGAGTATGAGAAGCCGGAGGCTCCAGAGCTGGTGTTGAAGACCGACTCCTGCAATGTGAATGAGTGTATACAGCAGCTTGTTGATCTGCTGCAGGAGAGGGTGAGGGGACTAACTATCCTGCACAACCAtgtttcaaatatatttatctTGACTAGAATTAGCTGTTTCTTTTTGATCCCTCAAATAAATATCTTTACAACCACTTTAGGCTTGAAAATCAGACTTGATATGCAGAAGTGTTATCCCTCTATTGGCCACTAGGTGCCATTGAAGTTTCATAATTGCATAGATCTTGATACCACTGAGTCTACACTGGCATGAAAATCTTTATTCCTTTAGGAAATAGGAACCTTCTATCAAAACCATGACTGTGCAGGATGTTTTATAATCATTTATACAGAATAATTAATTTCACAATGTTTTGGTGCTGCAGGATATAGTTCCTGTTGATGCATCTTACGAAGTCAAAGAGCTGTATGTTCAGGAGAACAAACTGGACCTGGCTAAGGCTGATGCAGAGACTCTGCCTGCTGTGCAGATTGGCAAGGTGCTTCTGAATTTTAATAAAGATTTTGATACATCcttaaattataataaaaaactgtttatagGTTTTCATGTGTAAATTTGTGTGTGATCCTCAGGTGGACATGCAATGGGTGCAGGTGCTTGCTGAAGGCTGGGCCACTCCTCTGAATGGCTTTATGAGGGAGAGAGAATACTTACAGTGTCTTCATTTTGACTGCCTGCTGGATGGTAAGAAAATCCTAAATCCTGCTTTATATGCAAATGTTgttgtaaatcttttttttcccctatatTGCCCTcctgaataagaaaaaaaataattaaatatatgtgATATTCCTATTTAAACACACTCAGAACTGCAGTGTGATTATAGTCAACCCATACTTTATAGTTTGCCTTTTACCAAAGGTAATTGAGATGTGTATAATTGGACATTTTTAGCATTGCATTAACTTTCTCTCAAATGTCTCTCAGCTGTAGTTCATTTTATTCCActctaacatttattttattcaaataaaaatttAGCTCTCTTGGTTAAATGGTGCATTAAATTAGATTAACAAATACTCAACAAATACATTGCATGTGTACTGAAAGCTGCAGTGCAGATCTTCGCACTGTGGGATGAGCTGAGAAGCTTTAATAAGATTTTCTTGTGGGCTGACATGCTGATGTAGTGCTCCATTAAACAACAGTGATGAGCAGCTTAGCTGGGATGGCAGAGTGACAGATTAATATAATCAGGAGTAAAGTTGATTTAACTGTGGATTTTTAAGAATGATTATGTTGTATGTTATGTTGGTGAAGTGATTATTATGTTCACACCCAGGGCTCTGGAATGCCTCATTTTTTTAGCACTTCTTTAGTAAATTAATATCACTTTGGGTGATTCTCTTGGTGTAATTATAGCAATTTTTCAAATACTGTTTGAAATGCCAAGAAAAagtcactttatttttattgcccATATGACCACTCAAGCCTcatttgtgtgttattgtgcCAAATATTTTgttacataaacacagagaaaaatgaaaaatatttgaaataaaatgaaaattaacaCAGCCTGTATTTCATTCTGAGTGTGGGACGGGTATATATTGCAACATCTTTCCGCCCCAAAGAATAAAACTTTCAGCTACAACGATATCACAGTTGATTTAGGTTCCTTCCTCAAAATGATAGCAAGGCAGAGGAACTGAGCTGGCTGGACAGAACTTTATATTgatgtgaaaaaatgtttattacaCCGTCCTGTGAGTTCTGAAGGAGAGAGATGTATTATTGATTAACAGTGTACTCTGCCATTTGCCCGTTTTCGGTTCCTTTCAGGAATTTGAAAATCAAGGAATGATATGCGATATCGTCGCAGTGAAAGGACTGCAGTGAAAACTACACCTTAACTGAAACTTTTTGGGAAGCAGAAAACTGCTTGTTTAAATAATAGTCTGCAAACATAGCCAGAAATCTAAATTcaagcttgtttctccctcgCTCGGACATTTGacaggcttgtgtgtgtgcgtgtttctTTTACTAAAACCAGCTGTAAGCTCTACCCTGTGACAGAGGGGACCAACAGAACGCTGTCACTACACAGATCAAATCATACAATGAGAAAGTGTCAAGCTCCAGCTTAAGAGGGGATTTTCTCCATTCAGCTTCTTAAATTGGTCTTTTGAAGACTCATTGTAGCCTGTGGTTTAGCTATATATTCCACATTTAAACTGATGGGTTCCAACATGGAAACTGTAGAATGACTGAGTTGTTTTGTTGCATATACCAAACTATTTAAGGCTTATGTTACTATTTAAATAATCCATATTTGCATCTTCAATGTATTTTTCTGCATAAAAGTGCCTTTTCCGCCCATCataaaatttgttttgtctcaCCTTTGTCCTAGGTGGCGTCATCAATCTGTCAGTGCCTGTGGTGCTGCCACTTTCTACTGCAGATAAAGAGCGTTTAGACGGTGCAACAGCCATGGCCCTGGTCTACGAGGGCAGACGAGTTGCCATCCTCCGGAACCCTGAATTTTATGAGCACCGCAAAGAAGAGCGCTGTGCTCGCCAATGGGGCACCACTTGCAAGGACCACCCTTACATTAAGGTAAATTTCTGACATGTTCAGGGTTaggctttttatttattttggaagtGAGTTAGAAACTCTAAACGCTCCATCTTGAAAGTGCTAAACAGCATCTGCACAGCTCCAGACTGTTAGCCTCGTTGTAATGTGTTTCAAACACATCACAAAGCAAACTCCCTTCCTGGATTTGGCACTGATAGAACACAGATCTGCCCTTTTTACATTGCTTATGGAAAGACTGAATAAGTTGAGGATTCGCACTTCTCTAACAGTCTGTCAGGACGCCCAGTGTAATCACTTGATCTTTCTGGTCCACCCTCATTTTGCAGGTGTTATATTTGGATGCCGAATCTCTCCCTCAGCCACCACCAGATGCATTTGAGATTGTACTGTTTAGCTATACAGACTGTGGGATCCCTTCCAGCTTCACCTTTTTGCTCACCCAACTGTTCCCCAAACAGGCGCAGGAATTGTTTCCATCTGTCTCCTGTTGACTGCTGTGGGGCTCAGGTAGACACAGTGGCGAGATAACGTCTTGAAATGATCCTGCACAGCCTGCGGAAAAGAGGCATTGGCTTGTAGCTGTAAAAGAAGGGAATTGTGGTGTTACTTACAAATATGGTTGTCAGATTTACTTTTTATAACTTCAATCTGAACAAACAGGTCAGTTTTCAAAGTTGCCTGCTTGGCTAATTTTAAACCCTATTGTCAACATTAATGCAGTTGAGCAGCCCCTTGTATATTGGCAAAGACGCATGACAAACTAATAGCAATCTGGTAATTTCACTCCTTGGGGTCATACTTACCGTAAACCTCACTGGCTAATTTTAGGGCCCTTTGCTGCTAAAGTGCTGGATCAATAATAACCTAAATGTAGCAAAACATCTGTCGCAATACTTCAGAACAGTTGCCATTTTTAATCATAATCTGTTTTGGTCCTCAAATGCGGTTTAATCTTTCTCAGTAATGTGTTTTAAGACACACAGGCTCCCAGTTACGAAGACTGGTGCAATGACCCTCCAGTGTCAACACCTAAAGCTGAGTCCTCTGTACATCTACGACTGCCATTCTTTATCCACTCTAATAAGTCGCAGCTGAACATGTGTTCATCTTGTTGTGGCTAAGGTGTCACTCATTAAGAGTGTGCGTATGCATGCTTAAGTGTTTACATCCCCTGCTGGAGCCAGTCTGTCAACACACCTCTGAGTTGGTAGctagaactttttttttttttttttcatcccatGCCTTTCCATCCAGAAGTGACCTGTTCCATATTACGTGTAACTAATCCACTTTTTCTTGTTTGCCTGTCCATCAGTCAAACAGGAGACCACTTCATTGGAAACTGTGGTGTAGTGGCTGTTTATTTGGTTAGGGCACTTTCATATGTGAAGTCTTGGGGCTTTTATAATGGTTTAACAGTGCACATGTGTACGTGTAGGCCTGCTCTTTTGATTTATCAACATAGACataatacagtattttctattCACATATTTTTAGGAAAATAATCTGCAACTTGTCTGTCCAAAGAATAAGACTGTCAAGCATCTTTCATGACTCTGACTAGCAGCAGACAGGTTGGATTAATTGG
This genomic window from Mastacembelus armatus chromosome 1, fMasArm1.2, whole genome shotgun sequence contains:
- the papss1 gene encoding bifunctional 3'-phosphoadenosine 5'-phosphosulfate synthase 1, coding for METYGSSHKKQKLTNAAESWGMQRATNVTYQAHHVSRNKRGQVVGTRGGFRGCTVWLTGLSGAGKTTVSMALEEYLVCHGIPCYTLDGDNIRQGLNKNLGFSPEDREENIRRIAEVARLFADAGLVCIASFISPYSRDRLNARKIHEAAGLPFFEVFVDAPLHVCEQRDVKGLYKRARAGEIRGFTGIDSEYEKPEAPELVLKTDSCNVNECIQQLVDLLQERDIVPVDASYEVKELYVQENKLDLAKADAETLPAVQIGKVDMQWVQVLAEGWATPLNGFMREREYLQCLHFDCLLDGGVINLSVPVVLPLSTADKERLDGATAMALVYEGRRVAILRNPEFYEHRKEERCARQWGTTCKDHPYIKMVMESGDWLVGGDLQVLDRIYWNDGLDQYRLTPTELKQKFKEMNADAVFAFQLRNPVHNGHALLMQDTHKRLIERGYRRPVLLLHPLGGWTKDDDVPLPWRMKQHAAVLEEGVLNPDSTIVAIFPSPMMYAGPTEVQWHCRARMVAGANFYIVGRDPAGMPHPHTGKDLYEPTHGAKVLTMAPGLITLEIVPFKVAAYNKVKRAMDFYDPKNHQDYDFISGTRMRKMAREGENPPDGFMAPKAWAVLKEYYKTLEKA